The following proteins come from a genomic window of Hydractinia symbiolongicarpus strain clone_291-10 chromosome 2, HSymV2.1, whole genome shotgun sequence:
- the LOC130629797 gene encoding uncharacterized protein LOC130629797 isoform X3 yields MNSSNSIALTLHEFEALCHKFVPLVHKIFTGKDPSCHRHQMYNMGGKKKAQLRNFNASNVFTDEQHEIVASILVKKYCSEHSKYFDYVFKVMIPELEKRIVMEVFKVFPEQAKDILNHGKEMLEYMLNDKICQCKIIFLNDEDKELMWIKEYIPSEPVQQSFDVANKDVSETSQLTSNYSEPVKQSIDVANENVSETSQLTSEPVQQSFDVANKDVSETSQLTSEPVQQSIDVANKDVSETSQLTSEPVKQSIDVANKDVSETSQLTSEPVQQSIDVANKDVSETSQLTSEPFQQSIDVANKDVSETSQLTSEPVQQSIDVANKDVSKTSQLTSAQVALLNAINNHNIGAAKKALKTWEQEDIEKHVAAAPSARRKVVCPVCSREVVNLKVHLMSRKHLWTKEKAESARINFKLNLERKPLESSIRKSKQRFHVRQICPLSHCMKEVKRLGNHLRQFHKITPSKVVQHVKNAQKVLSSEDESSASERATSDEEEYTSKVKKLYSKDLFHRGVGMHEECDSDDSDWLLSTFGDIHGSRILTSNKNENAKCSDNVDFENHGNLSTDNDSDNSSKSNSALDAECTELSDYEDTEDKFYVTSQADDIVLESFKSWLISADGGYRPERTSKQHKNVILAILNHRSNIEPLKFSNLVEKEFLESWIQICDKSKQPGTIKTYLCSVLCFYDYCEVTGCGLLPSELIGRMRTVIRKWGHNLIKKIQVRSYEKQLNDLNRLPTPEELRKYDCSKVVQYSKALLKNATCKDSWTRKEFCAIRDYLISTLIMDNASRSGAIANMLLEEVGNTNNSDGGCTIAVKKHKTGYKGPAFITMTIETFKNLTNYIRYVRNSLQGINSGGKEPVFVSWAGNKMASSMVTGQLSSFWAQALGRDCGDLTTTLVRKYATTTIHKNQPELKQATANLLCHAERTASMSYNLIDKQRRAFQTSQQVREAMRTDFDTNEINLDLQVNDLKEIFSSEINDGFVSTEIIRDRISSDARLSDLNGNEKKEKALLDSVRYIIKKEGTHTKSADERVTEKVPDTPSAKCISMSRQRKKYTDSDNTIIWKCLGDQIRDTNNAISRAECTEIIKNTPMMAQLVSKFGMHSLIIKIRTERAKFLNET; encoded by the exons ATGAATAGCAGTAATAGTAT tGCACTAACACTTCACGAATTTGAAGCTTTATGTCACAAATTTGTTCCTTTGGtgcataaaatttttactgGGAAG GATCCATCTTGTCATAGACATCAAATGTACAACATGGGCGGGAAAAAAAAGG CACAACTTCGAAACTTTAATGCATCCAATGTGTTTACTGATGAGCAACATGAAATAGTAGCAAGCATCCTTGTCAAGAAGTACTGCAGTGAGCATTCAAAA TACTTTGATTATGTATTTAAAGTTATGATCCCAGAACTTGAGAAAAGAATAGTAATggaagtttttaaagtttttcctgAGCAG GCTAAAGACATTTTGAATCATGGCAAAGAGATGCTAGAATATATGTTGAATGAT AAAATATGTCAGTGTAAAATCATATTTCTCAATGACGAAGATAAAGAGCTGATGTGGATAAAGGAGTACATTCCAAG TGAACCAGTACAGCAATCGTTTGACGTAGCAAATAAAGATGTGTCGGAAACTTCACAGTTAACAAG TAATTATAGTGAACCAGTTAAGCAATCAATTGACGTAGCAAATGAAAATGTGTCGGAAACTTCACAGTTAACAAG TGAACCAGTACAGCAATCGTTTGACGTAGCAAATAAAGATGTGTCGGAAACTTCACAGTTAACAAG TGAGCCAGTTCAGCAATCTATTGACGTAGCAAATAAAGATGTGTCTGAAACGTCACAGTTAACAAG TGAGCCAGTTAAGCAATCTATTGACGTAGCAAATAAAGATGTGTCTGAAACGTCACAGTTAACAAG TGAGCCAGTTCAGCAATCTATTGACGTAGCAAATAAAGATGTGTCTGAAACGTCACAGTTAACAAG TGAGCCATTTCAGCAATCTATTGACGTAGCAAATAAAGATGTGTCTGAAACGTCACAGTTAACAAG TGAGCCAGTTCAGCAATCTATTGACGTAGCAAATAAAGATGTGTCGAAAACTTCACAGTTAACAAG TGCACAAGTAGCATTGCTTAACGCAATTAACAATCACAACATTGGAGCAGCgaaaaaa GCTTTGAAGACTTGGGAACAAGAAGATATAGAAAAACATGTTGCTGCAGCTCCTTCTGCACGTAGAAAAGTTGTCTGTCCTGTCTGCAGTCG tGAGGTTGTGAACTTAAAAGTTCATTTGATGTCTCGAAAACATTTATGGACAAAAGAGAAAGCTGAGAGTGCCCGCATTAACTTCAAATTAAATCTGGAGAGGAAACCGCTTGAGTCTTCTATTCGAAAATCTAAACAACGTTTTCATGTTCGCCAAATATGCCCGCTTTCTCATTGCATGAAAGAAGTGAAAAGACTAGGAAACCATTTGCGGCAATTTCACAaaataactccttccaaagttGTACAACACGTGAAAAATGCTCAAAAAGTGTTGTCAAGTGAAGACGAATCTTCGGCGTCTGAAAGGGCAACTTCTGACGAGGAAGAATATACTTCAAAGGTGAAAAAACTTTATAGTAAAGACTTGTTCCATCGTGGAGTAGGCATGCACGAAGAATGCGACTCAGATGATTCTGATTGGCTTTTATCTACGTTTGGGGATATTCACGGCTCACGAATATTGACcagcaacaaaaatgaaaacgccAAATGTTCTGACAACGTAGATTTTGAAAACCACGGGAATTTATCCACAGACAATGACTCTGACAACTCCTCCAAGTCAAACTCTGCCTTAGATGCTGAATGTACGGAGCTATCGGATTATGAAGACACGGAGGACAAATTCTATGTCACTTCACAAGCAGATGACATTGTGCTTGAAAGTTTTAAGTCTTGGTTGATTAGTGCTGATGGTGGTTACAGACCTGAAAGGACAAGTAAGCAACACAAAAATGTTATTCTCGCTATTCTTAATCACCGAAGTAATATTGAACCACTGAAATTTTCAAATCTAGTAGAAAAGGAATTCCTTGAAAGCTGGATCCAGATTTGTGATAAATCGAAACAACCTGGGACAATAAAAACATACCTTTGCtctgttttatgtttttacgATTATTGTGAAGTGACAGGTTGTGGCTTATTACCATCTGAACTTATAGGTAGAATGAGAACAGTAATAAGGAAGTGGGGTCACAATCTAATAAAAAAGATCCAAGTAAGATCGTACGAAAAACAGCTAAATGACTTGAATCGTTTGCCTACGCCTGAAGAACTGCGAAAGTATGATTGCTCAAAAGTGGTTCAGTATTCCAAAGCATTATTAAAAAATGCTACATGCAAAGACTCCTGGACAAGGAAAGAATTTTGTGCAATTCGAGACTACCTGATATCTACTTTAATTATGGACAATGCTAGCAGATCAGGTGCAATTGCCAACATGTTGTTAGAAGAAGTAGGAAATACCAATAACTCGGACGGGGGATGCACAATTGCAGTGAAGAAACACAAAACAGGCTACAAAGGACCTGCTTTCATTACAATGACTATTGAAACTTTTAAGAACTTAACAAATTACATCCGTTATGTCAGGAATTCTTTACAAGGAATCAATTCTGGCGGTAAAGAACCTGTATTTGTTAGCTGGGCTGGAAACAAAATGGCTTCTTCCATGGTCACTGGGCAACTCTCAAGCTTTTGGGCTCAAGCTCTTGGCCGTGATTGTGGCGATTTGACCACAACCTTAGTTCGAAAATATGCTACCACAACGATTCATAAAAATCAACCGGAATTAAAGCAAGCCACTGCTAATCTTTTATGTCATGCTGAACGAACGGCATCAATGTCATATAACTTAATTGATAAACAGAGAAGAGCCTTTCAGACAAGTCAGCAAGTTAGGGAGGCTATGAGGACAGATTTCGATACGAATGAAATAAATTTGGACTTACAAGTCAACGAccttaaagaaatattttcttctGAAATCAACGATGGTTTTGTGTCGACCGAGATTATACGGGATAGAATTTCCTCAGACGCAAGGTTAAGCGATTTAAATGGGAACGAGAAGAAGGAAAAGGCACTGCTAGATTCTGTGcggtatattataaaaaaagaaggaaCTCATACCAAATCTGCTGATGAAAGGGTTACCGAGAAGGTACCTGATACTCCTTCGGCGAAATGTATTAGCATGTCCAGACAACGTAAAAAGTATACCGATTCTGATAACACGATAATTTGGAAATGTTTAGGTGATCAGATCAGAGATACGAATAATGCGATATCTCGAGCAGAATGCActgaaattatcaaaaataCTCCTATGATGGCACAATTGGTGTCAAAATTTGGCATGCACTCACTTATTATTAAAATAAGAACTGAAAgagctaagtttttaaatgaaacctaG
- the LOC130629797 gene encoding uncharacterized protein LOC130629797 isoform X10, with protein MNSSNSIALTLHEFEALCHKFVPLVHKIFTGKDPSCHRHQMYNMGGKKKAQLRNFNASNVFTDEQHEIVASILVKKYCSEHSKYFDYVFKVMIPELEKRIVMEVFKVFPEQAKDILNHGKEMLEYMLNDKICQCKIIFLNDEDKELMWIKEYIPSEPVQQSFDVANKDVSETSQLTSNYSEPVKQSIDVANENVSETSQLTSEPVQQSFDVANKDVSETSQLTSEPVQQSIDVANKDVSETSQLTSEPVKQSIDVANKDVSETSQLTSEPVQQSIDVANKDVSKTSQLTSAQVALLNAINNHNIGAAKKALKTWEQEDIEKHVAAAPSARRKVVCPVCSREVVNLKVHLMSRKHLWTKEKAESARINFKLNLERKPLESSIRKSKQRFHVRQICPLSHCMKEVKRLGNHLRQFHKITPSKVVQHVKNAQKVLSSEDESSASERATSDEEEYTSKVKKLYSKDLFHRGVGMHEECDSDDSDWLLSTFGDIHGSRILTSNKNENAKCSDNVDFENHGNLSTDNDSDNSSKSNSALDAECTELSDYEDTEDKFYVTSQADDIVLESFKSWLISADGGYRPERTSKQHKNVILAILNHRSNIEPLKFSNLVEKEFLESWIQICDKSKQPGTIKTYLCSVLCFYDYCEVTGCGLLPSELIGRMRTVIRKWGHNLIKKIQVRSYEKQLNDLNRLPTPEELRKYDCSKVVQYSKALLKNATCKDSWTRKEFCAIRDYLISTLIMDNASRSGAIANMLLEEVGNTNNSDGGCTIAVKKHKTGYKGPAFITMTIETFKNLTNYIRYVRNSLQGINSGGKEPVFVSWAGNKMASSMVTGQLSSFWAQALGRDCGDLTTTLVRKYATTTIHKNQPELKQATANLLCHAERTASMSYNLIDKQRRAFQTSQQVREAMRTDFDTNEINLDLQVNDLKEIFSSEINDGFVSTEIIRDRISSDARLSDLNGNEKKEKALLDSVRYIIKKEGTHTKSADERVTEKVPDTPSAKCISMSRQRKKYTDSDNTIIWKCLGDQIRDTNNAISRAECTEIIKNTPMMAQLVSKFGMHSLIIKIRTERAKFLNET; from the exons ATGAATAGCAGTAATAGTAT tGCACTAACACTTCACGAATTTGAAGCTTTATGTCACAAATTTGTTCCTTTGGtgcataaaatttttactgGGAAG GATCCATCTTGTCATAGACATCAAATGTACAACATGGGCGGGAAAAAAAAGG CACAACTTCGAAACTTTAATGCATCCAATGTGTTTACTGATGAGCAACATGAAATAGTAGCAAGCATCCTTGTCAAGAAGTACTGCAGTGAGCATTCAAAA TACTTTGATTATGTATTTAAAGTTATGATCCCAGAACTTGAGAAAAGAATAGTAATggaagtttttaaagtttttcctgAGCAG GCTAAAGACATTTTGAATCATGGCAAAGAGATGCTAGAATATATGTTGAATGAT AAAATATGTCAGTGTAAAATCATATTTCTCAATGACGAAGATAAAGAGCTGATGTGGATAAAGGAGTACATTCCAAG TGAACCAGTACAGCAATCGTTTGACGTAGCAAATAAAGATGTGTCGGAAACTTCACAGTTAACAAG TAATTATAGTGAACCAGTTAAGCAATCAATTGACGTAGCAAATGAAAATGTGTCGGAAACTTCACAGTTAACAAG TGAACCAGTACAGCAATCGTTTGACGTAGCAAATAAAGATGTGTCGGAAACTTCACAGTTAACAAG TGAGCCAGTTCAGCAATCTATTGACGTAGCAAATAAAGATGTGTCTGAAACGTCACAGTTAACAAG TGAGCCAGTTAAGCAATCTATTGACGTAGCAAATAAAGATGTGTCTGAAACGTCACAGTTAACAAG TGAGCCAGTTCAGCAATCTATTGACGTAGCAAATAAAGATGTGTCGAAAACTTCACAGTTAACAAG TGCACAAGTAGCATTGCTTAACGCAATTAACAATCACAACATTGGAGCAGCgaaaaaa GCTTTGAAGACTTGGGAACAAGAAGATATAGAAAAACATGTTGCTGCAGCTCCTTCTGCACGTAGAAAAGTTGTCTGTCCTGTCTGCAGTCG tGAGGTTGTGAACTTAAAAGTTCATTTGATGTCTCGAAAACATTTATGGACAAAAGAGAAAGCTGAGAGTGCCCGCATTAACTTCAAATTAAATCTGGAGAGGAAACCGCTTGAGTCTTCTATTCGAAAATCTAAACAACGTTTTCATGTTCGCCAAATATGCCCGCTTTCTCATTGCATGAAAGAAGTGAAAAGACTAGGAAACCATTTGCGGCAATTTCACAaaataactccttccaaagttGTACAACACGTGAAAAATGCTCAAAAAGTGTTGTCAAGTGAAGACGAATCTTCGGCGTCTGAAAGGGCAACTTCTGACGAGGAAGAATATACTTCAAAGGTGAAAAAACTTTATAGTAAAGACTTGTTCCATCGTGGAGTAGGCATGCACGAAGAATGCGACTCAGATGATTCTGATTGGCTTTTATCTACGTTTGGGGATATTCACGGCTCACGAATATTGACcagcaacaaaaatgaaaacgccAAATGTTCTGACAACGTAGATTTTGAAAACCACGGGAATTTATCCACAGACAATGACTCTGACAACTCCTCCAAGTCAAACTCTGCCTTAGATGCTGAATGTACGGAGCTATCGGATTATGAAGACACGGAGGACAAATTCTATGTCACTTCACAAGCAGATGACATTGTGCTTGAAAGTTTTAAGTCTTGGTTGATTAGTGCTGATGGTGGTTACAGACCTGAAAGGACAAGTAAGCAACACAAAAATGTTATTCTCGCTATTCTTAATCACCGAAGTAATATTGAACCACTGAAATTTTCAAATCTAGTAGAAAAGGAATTCCTTGAAAGCTGGATCCAGATTTGTGATAAATCGAAACAACCTGGGACAATAAAAACATACCTTTGCtctgttttatgtttttacgATTATTGTGAAGTGACAGGTTGTGGCTTATTACCATCTGAACTTATAGGTAGAATGAGAACAGTAATAAGGAAGTGGGGTCACAATCTAATAAAAAAGATCCAAGTAAGATCGTACGAAAAACAGCTAAATGACTTGAATCGTTTGCCTACGCCTGAAGAACTGCGAAAGTATGATTGCTCAAAAGTGGTTCAGTATTCCAAAGCATTATTAAAAAATGCTACATGCAAAGACTCCTGGACAAGGAAAGAATTTTGTGCAATTCGAGACTACCTGATATCTACTTTAATTATGGACAATGCTAGCAGATCAGGTGCAATTGCCAACATGTTGTTAGAAGAAGTAGGAAATACCAATAACTCGGACGGGGGATGCACAATTGCAGTGAAGAAACACAAAACAGGCTACAAAGGACCTGCTTTCATTACAATGACTATTGAAACTTTTAAGAACTTAACAAATTACATCCGTTATGTCAGGAATTCTTTACAAGGAATCAATTCTGGCGGTAAAGAACCTGTATTTGTTAGCTGGGCTGGAAACAAAATGGCTTCTTCCATGGTCACTGGGCAACTCTCAAGCTTTTGGGCTCAAGCTCTTGGCCGTGATTGTGGCGATTTGACCACAACCTTAGTTCGAAAATATGCTACCACAACGATTCATAAAAATCAACCGGAATTAAAGCAAGCCACTGCTAATCTTTTATGTCATGCTGAACGAACGGCATCAATGTCATATAACTTAATTGATAAACAGAGAAGAGCCTTTCAGACAAGTCAGCAAGTTAGGGAGGCTATGAGGACAGATTTCGATACGAATGAAATAAATTTGGACTTACAAGTCAACGAccttaaagaaatattttcttctGAAATCAACGATGGTTTTGTGTCGACCGAGATTATACGGGATAGAATTTCCTCAGACGCAAGGTTAAGCGATTTAAATGGGAACGAGAAGAAGGAAAAGGCACTGCTAGATTCTGTGcggtatattataaaaaaagaaggaaCTCATACCAAATCTGCTGATGAAAGGGTTACCGAGAAGGTACCTGATACTCCTTCGGCGAAATGTATTAGCATGTCCAGACAACGTAAAAAGTATACCGATTCTGATAACACGATAATTTGGAAATGTTTAGGTGATCAGATCAGAGATACGAATAATGCGATATCTCGAGCAGAATGCActgaaattatcaaaaataCTCCTATGATGGCACAATTGGTGTCAAAATTTGGCATGCACTCACTTATTATTAAAATAAGAACTGAAAgagctaagtttttaaatgaaacctaG
- the LOC130629797 gene encoding uncharacterized protein LOC130629797 isoform X6 codes for MNSSNSIALTLHEFEALCHKFVPLVHKIFTGKDPSCHRHQMYNMGGKKKAQLRNFNASNVFTDEQHEIVASILVKKYCSEHSKYFDYVFKVMIPELEKRIVMEVFKVFPEQAKDILNHGKEMLEYMLNDKICQCKIIFLNDEDKELMWIKEYIPSEPVQQSFDVANKDVSETSQLTSNYSEPVKQSIDVANENVSETSQLTSEPVQQSFDVANKDVSETSQLTSEPVQQSIDVANKDVSETSQLTSEPVQQSIDVANKDVSETSQLTSEPFQQSIDVANKDVSETSQLTSEPVQQSIDVANKDVSKTSQLTSAQVALLNAINNHNIGAAKKALKTWEQEDIEKHVAAAPSARRKVVCPVCSREVVNLKVHLMSRKHLWTKEKAESARINFKLNLERKPLESSIRKSKQRFHVRQICPLSHCMKEVKRLGNHLRQFHKITPSKVVQHVKNAQKVLSSEDESSASERATSDEEEYTSKVKKLYSKDLFHRGVGMHEECDSDDSDWLLSTFGDIHGSRILTSNKNENAKCSDNVDFENHGNLSTDNDSDNSSKSNSALDAECTELSDYEDTEDKFYVTSQADDIVLESFKSWLISADGGYRPERTSKQHKNVILAILNHRSNIEPLKFSNLVEKEFLESWIQICDKSKQPGTIKTYLCSVLCFYDYCEVTGCGLLPSELIGRMRTVIRKWGHNLIKKIQVRSYEKQLNDLNRLPTPEELRKYDCSKVVQYSKALLKNATCKDSWTRKEFCAIRDYLISTLIMDNASRSGAIANMLLEEVGNTNNSDGGCTIAVKKHKTGYKGPAFITMTIETFKNLTNYIRYVRNSLQGINSGGKEPVFVSWAGNKMASSMVTGQLSSFWAQALGRDCGDLTTTLVRKYATTTIHKNQPELKQATANLLCHAERTASMSYNLIDKQRRAFQTSQQVREAMRTDFDTNEINLDLQVNDLKEIFSSEINDGFVSTEIIRDRISSDARLSDLNGNEKKEKALLDSVRYIIKKEGTHTKSADERVTEKVPDTPSAKCISMSRQRKKYTDSDNTIIWKCLGDQIRDTNNAISRAECTEIIKNTPMMAQLVSKFGMHSLIIKIRTERAKFLNET; via the exons ATGAATAGCAGTAATAGTAT tGCACTAACACTTCACGAATTTGAAGCTTTATGTCACAAATTTGTTCCTTTGGtgcataaaatttttactgGGAAG GATCCATCTTGTCATAGACATCAAATGTACAACATGGGCGGGAAAAAAAAGG CACAACTTCGAAACTTTAATGCATCCAATGTGTTTACTGATGAGCAACATGAAATAGTAGCAAGCATCCTTGTCAAGAAGTACTGCAGTGAGCATTCAAAA TACTTTGATTATGTATTTAAAGTTATGATCCCAGAACTTGAGAAAAGAATAGTAATggaagtttttaaagtttttcctgAGCAG GCTAAAGACATTTTGAATCATGGCAAAGAGATGCTAGAATATATGTTGAATGAT AAAATATGTCAGTGTAAAATCATATTTCTCAATGACGAAGATAAAGAGCTGATGTGGATAAAGGAGTACATTCCAAG TGAACCAGTACAGCAATCGTTTGACGTAGCAAATAAAGATGTGTCGGAAACTTCACAGTTAACAAG TAATTATAGTGAACCAGTTAAGCAATCAATTGACGTAGCAAATGAAAATGTGTCGGAAACTTCACAGTTAACAAG TGAACCAGTACAGCAATCGTTTGACGTAGCAAATAAAGATGTGTCGGAAACTTCACAGTTAACAAG TGAGCCAGTTCAGCAATCTATTGACGTAGCAAATAAAGATGTGTCTGAAACGTCACAGTTAACAAG TGAGCCAGTTCAGCAATCTATTGACGTAGCAAATAAAGATGTGTCTGAAACGTCACAGTTAACAAG TGAGCCATTTCAGCAATCTATTGACGTAGCAAATAAAGATGTGTCTGAAACGTCACAGTTAACAAG TGAGCCAGTTCAGCAATCTATTGACGTAGCAAATAAAGATGTGTCGAAAACTTCACAGTTAACAAG TGCACAAGTAGCATTGCTTAACGCAATTAACAATCACAACATTGGAGCAGCgaaaaaa GCTTTGAAGACTTGGGAACAAGAAGATATAGAAAAACATGTTGCTGCAGCTCCTTCTGCACGTAGAAAAGTTGTCTGTCCTGTCTGCAGTCG tGAGGTTGTGAACTTAAAAGTTCATTTGATGTCTCGAAAACATTTATGGACAAAAGAGAAAGCTGAGAGTGCCCGCATTAACTTCAAATTAAATCTGGAGAGGAAACCGCTTGAGTCTTCTATTCGAAAATCTAAACAACGTTTTCATGTTCGCCAAATATGCCCGCTTTCTCATTGCATGAAAGAAGTGAAAAGACTAGGAAACCATTTGCGGCAATTTCACAaaataactccttccaaagttGTACAACACGTGAAAAATGCTCAAAAAGTGTTGTCAAGTGAAGACGAATCTTCGGCGTCTGAAAGGGCAACTTCTGACGAGGAAGAATATACTTCAAAGGTGAAAAAACTTTATAGTAAAGACTTGTTCCATCGTGGAGTAGGCATGCACGAAGAATGCGACTCAGATGATTCTGATTGGCTTTTATCTACGTTTGGGGATATTCACGGCTCACGAATATTGACcagcaacaaaaatgaaaacgccAAATGTTCTGACAACGTAGATTTTGAAAACCACGGGAATTTATCCACAGACAATGACTCTGACAACTCCTCCAAGTCAAACTCTGCCTTAGATGCTGAATGTACGGAGCTATCGGATTATGAAGACACGGAGGACAAATTCTATGTCACTTCACAAGCAGATGACATTGTGCTTGAAAGTTTTAAGTCTTGGTTGATTAGTGCTGATGGTGGTTACAGACCTGAAAGGACAAGTAAGCAACACAAAAATGTTATTCTCGCTATTCTTAATCACCGAAGTAATATTGAACCACTGAAATTTTCAAATCTAGTAGAAAAGGAATTCCTTGAAAGCTGGATCCAGATTTGTGATAAATCGAAACAACCTGGGACAATAAAAACATACCTTTGCtctgttttatgtttttacgATTATTGTGAAGTGACAGGTTGTGGCTTATTACCATCTGAACTTATAGGTAGAATGAGAACAGTAATAAGGAAGTGGGGTCACAATCTAATAAAAAAGATCCAAGTAAGATCGTACGAAAAACAGCTAAATGACTTGAATCGTTTGCCTACGCCTGAAGAACTGCGAAAGTATGATTGCTCAAAAGTGGTTCAGTATTCCAAAGCATTATTAAAAAATGCTACATGCAAAGACTCCTGGACAAGGAAAGAATTTTGTGCAATTCGAGACTACCTGATATCTACTTTAATTATGGACAATGCTAGCAGATCAGGTGCAATTGCCAACATGTTGTTAGAAGAAGTAGGAAATACCAATAACTCGGACGGGGGATGCACAATTGCAGTGAAGAAACACAAAACAGGCTACAAAGGACCTGCTTTCATTACAATGACTATTGAAACTTTTAAGAACTTAACAAATTACATCCGTTATGTCAGGAATTCTTTACAAGGAATCAATTCTGGCGGTAAAGAACCTGTATTTGTTAGCTGGGCTGGAAACAAAATGGCTTCTTCCATGGTCACTGGGCAACTCTCAAGCTTTTGGGCTCAAGCTCTTGGCCGTGATTGTGGCGATTTGACCACAACCTTAGTTCGAAAATATGCTACCACAACGATTCATAAAAATCAACCGGAATTAAAGCAAGCCACTGCTAATCTTTTATGTCATGCTGAACGAACGGCATCAATGTCATATAACTTAATTGATAAACAGAGAAGAGCCTTTCAGACAAGTCAGCAAGTTAGGGAGGCTATGAGGACAGATTTCGATACGAATGAAATAAATTTGGACTTACAAGTCAACGAccttaaagaaatattttcttctGAAATCAACGATGGTTTTGTGTCGACCGAGATTATACGGGATAGAATTTCCTCAGACGCAAGGTTAAGCGATTTAAATGGGAACGAGAAGAAGGAAAAGGCACTGCTAGATTCTGTGcggtatattataaaaaaagaaggaaCTCATACCAAATCTGCTGATGAAAGGGTTACCGAGAAGGTACCTGATACTCCTTCGGCGAAATGTATTAGCATGTCCAGACAACGTAAAAAGTATACCGATTCTGATAACACGATAATTTGGAAATGTTTAGGTGATCAGATCAGAGATACGAATAATGCGATATCTCGAGCAGAATGCActgaaattatcaaaaataCTCCTATGATGGCACAATTGGTGTCAAAATTTGGCATGCACTCACTTATTATTAAAATAAGAACTGAAAgagctaagtttttaaatgaaacctaG